From a single Ignavibacteria bacterium genomic region:
- a CDS encoding ABC-F family ATP-binding cassette domain-containing protein → MSRISVSNISLVFPNGFTLLSDISISFNPGVTGLVGSNGSGKSTLAKIAAGLIVPSSGSVTRPEKLIYLEQEFFESSGDTVASLLAVELKYLAYLKITAGSGTEADFIELDDDWEIEEKIQKALAKTGLTGFSGASPVSTLSGGEIIKARLASLFMNDYDFVILDEPTNHLDKNGRNAVFSFIEEFPKNKGLIVISHDRELLRRVDRIFEISEAGIRIFGGNYDLYKEITDSEKEAAIRMFEEKKRKLNNDISKAEAVIHDQTAKSKRAGDSKKNSGVPKIMLGKMKETGEKTLKKKIEAHTAKIVRAKEEITEAEKRIRKEKKTTFDFSSGGKNSSVVFACTGLNINFDDRILWDFPLNLTISRGERIRVTGSNGSGKSSFCKVLTRDITNVLGEIHILPVNTVYLDQKLSFLDRSKTILENAASGNKGKFNETETRIRLGRLGFYGDDCHKLTGSLSGGELIRAAVGVLVSLNEPPDLLILDEPTNNLDLTGIEMLQKAIGSYPGTLVIITHDDDFAVGCDLTMVVDMDELL, encoded by the coding sequence ATGTCCCGAATCTCTGTATCAAACATTTCGCTTGTTTTCCCAAACGGTTTTACCCTCTTATCCGATATTTCCATCTCCTTCAATCCCGGAGTAACGGGACTTGTCGGCAGCAACGGCTCAGGGAAATCCACACTCGCCAAAATTGCCGCCGGTTTGATCGTCCCTTCATCAGGAAGTGTAACCCGCCCGGAAAAATTAATATACCTTGAACAGGAGTTTTTCGAATCATCAGGTGACACCGTAGCCTCACTATTGGCAGTCGAACTCAAATATCTCGCTTATCTCAAGATCACCGCAGGAAGCGGAACAGAAGCGGATTTTATCGAACTTGATGATGACTGGGAAATTGAGGAAAAGATTCAAAAAGCTTTGGCAAAGACCGGATTAACCGGGTTTTCGGGTGCTTCTCCTGTCTCCACGCTGAGCGGGGGTGAGATCATAAAAGCCCGCCTTGCCTCCCTTTTCATGAATGATTACGACTTTGTAATCCTCGATGAACCGACAAACCACCTCGACAAAAATGGACGAAATGCCGTTTTCTCATTCATTGAAGAATTTCCAAAAAACAAAGGTCTGATCGTTATCTCACACGACAGGGAATTGTTGAGGAGGGTCGACAGAATCTTTGAAATATCGGAAGCCGGCATCAGGATTTTTGGCGGAAACTACGACCTCTATAAGGAAATTACTGACTCGGAAAAAGAAGCCGCTATCAGAATGTTTGAGGAGAAAAAGCGAAAATTGAACAACGACATTTCGAAGGCAGAGGCTGTAATTCACGACCAGACAGCAAAAAGCAAACGGGCGGGAGATTCAAAAAAAAATTCGGGGGTTCCTAAAATTATGCTCGGAAAAATGAAAGAGACAGGCGAAAAAACCCTTAAAAAGAAAATTGAGGCTCATACTGCCAAAATCGTGAGAGCCAAAGAAGAAATTACCGAGGCAGAAAAGAGAATAAGGAAAGAGAAAAAAACCACCTTCGATTTTTCATCAGGTGGGAAAAATTCTTCAGTTGTATTCGCCTGTACCGGGTTAAATATCAATTTTGATGACAGAATACTCTGGGATTTTCCTCTGAACCTGACAATTTCCCGCGGCGAAAGAATCCGCGTAACGGGATCAAACGGTTCCGGGAAGTCCTCTTTTTGTAAAGTGCTCACCCGTGATATAACGAATGTTCTCGGGGAGATACACATCCTCCCCGTAAACACAGTTTATCTCGACCAGAAACTTTCCTTCCTCGACAGGTCAAAAACCATACTCGAGAATGCAGCTTCGGGAAACAAAGGCAAATTTAACGAGACCGAAACGCGAATCAGACTCGGACGACTCGGATTTTATGGCGATGACTGTCACAAACTGACGGGTTCTCTCAGCGGAGGTGAGTTAATCAGGGCAGCAGTCGGGGTTCTTGTTTCTCTCAACGAACCCCCTGACCTCCTGATATTGGATGAACCGACAAACAATCTCGACCTGACCGGAATTGAAATGCTGCAAAAAGCCATCGGTTCATACCCCGGTACTCTTGTAATAATCACTCACGATGACGATTTTGCTGTCGGGTGTGACCTTACAATGGTTGTTGATATGGATGAACTTTTATGA
- a CDS encoding efflux RND transporter permease subunit, whose product MLEKIVIFILNQRGLVVFVSLVIAVLGIYSYINLPIDAFPDVTNNQVEIISHADGLSAIEIERDVTYPIEMSMRGLPDVEQLRSVTKFGLSIVTIIFKDNVDIYFARQLVFERLAEAREQVPAGVEMTLGPVATAMGEIYQYTIEGKSPADSIERIKYLTELRTLQEWVITPFLKSINGVNEINSFGGYFKQYQVNISPEKLVKFDISANDVFAAVTNNNQNVGGNILEKNSDQYIVRGVGLIENLNDIRDIVLKSSDGTPVLLGEVAEIKIGEAVRTGAAMIDGKQEAVGGIVMMLRGENSREVVEAVKEKVEEINTGNVLPDGLKIVPYYDRSEIVNASVNTVNRALMEGAILVLLILYLLLRSFRASLVVLIALPLTLCATFIVMKVVGLSANLMSLGGLAISIGIIIDAAIIQVENVQRHLSESNGDSQKLSTVLKGVLEVRKPSILGEIIIATTFIPILTLEGIEGKMFAPLALTVGAAIICSLLISIFITPVLCSIFLKAQPEKESFVMKYAQRYYLRIFEIAQRKKAIILGVAFLFLAAALFTFTRLGTEFIPIMDEGAFDADVALLPGVSLDKAMEINKLVSKKLKEFAELGTVVSKTGQTSTALDTRGVDKTGLVGILKPRSEWKEDISREELFGRMRESLETIPGIGFGFSQPIQCRIDELVAGTKSQLIIKLFGEDLDTLKLKAGEIVSILSSVDGAEDIMAEKVGGQPYLTVKIDRSKIARYGLNISDVQNIIEIAIAGKTASRFFEKNRSFDIVLRLPERYRNSVESIGNIMVPTKTENRLPLRQLATIGIIEGPVQISRQDGIRRIGIELNISGRDMGGFVAEVKEKLKEGVRLPSGYYLSWGGQFENQQRATEKLVIIGPLAVGLIFLLLFVTFRSIRRVLLVMSNLPFALIGGVFSLYISGQFLSVPASVGFIVLFGVAVLNGVVLVSYIADLKENGMELHEAIKTGSMSRLRPVLMTALIAITSLIPMLFATGAGSEIQKPLATVVIGGLISSTLLTLVLIPAFYPWFEKKDS is encoded by the coding sequence ATGCTTGAAAAAATAGTAATCTTCATACTTAATCAACGAGGATTGGTGGTATTTGTTTCCCTTGTAATTGCTGTTCTTGGGATATATTCTTATATCAATCTCCCCATTGACGCTTTCCCTGATGTAACAAACAATCAAGTCGAAATAATTAGCCATGCAGACGGTTTGTCTGCTATTGAAATAGAGAGGGATGTTACATATCCTATTGAGATGTCGATGCGGGGTTTGCCCGATGTTGAGCAATTAAGATCGGTTACCAAATTTGGTCTCTCGATAGTGACTATAATTTTCAAAGATAATGTTGATATCTATTTTGCAAGGCAGCTTGTTTTCGAAAGACTTGCCGAAGCCAGGGAACAGGTGCCTGCAGGCGTGGAGATGACTTTGGGTCCAGTCGCCACGGCGATGGGTGAGATATATCAATATACAATTGAGGGGAAATCCCCAGCGGATTCAATAGAAAGAATAAAATATCTTACTGAATTGAGGACTCTGCAAGAATGGGTAATCACTCCTTTCCTTAAGAGTATAAATGGGGTGAATGAGATAAACTCATTTGGGGGATACTTTAAACAGTATCAGGTGAATATAAGTCCTGAAAAATTAGTAAAGTTCGATATCTCGGCAAATGATGTTTTTGCTGCAGTTACGAATAACAACCAGAATGTCGGTGGGAATATTCTCGAGAAGAACTCCGACCAATATATTGTTCGTGGGGTGGGATTGATTGAAAATCTGAATGATATCAGGGATATAGTGCTTAAATCATCGGACGGAACACCGGTTCTTTTGGGGGAAGTTGCCGAAATTAAAATTGGAGAAGCTGTAAGAACCGGTGCAGCCATGATAGATGGTAAGCAGGAAGCTGTTGGAGGAATTGTAATGATGCTCAGGGGGGAGAACAGCAGAGAGGTTGTGGAAGCGGTAAAAGAGAAAGTGGAAGAAATCAACACAGGTAATGTGCTTCCGGACGGATTAAAAATTGTACCCTATTATGACAGGTCAGAGATTGTAAACGCCAGTGTAAACACAGTTAACAGGGCGTTAATGGAAGGAGCAATTCTTGTCCTTTTGATTCTTTATCTCTTGCTTAGAAGTTTCAGAGCAAGCCTTGTAGTTCTAATTGCTCTGCCATTAACTTTGTGTGCAACATTTATCGTGATGAAAGTTGTTGGTTTAAGCGCAAATTTGATGTCGCTTGGTGGACTCGCAATTTCGATTGGTATAATCATTGACGCAGCGATTATTCAAGTGGAAAATGTTCAAAGACATTTGAGTGAATCAAACGGTGATTCTCAAAAACTTTCCACAGTACTTAAGGGTGTGCTTGAAGTGAGGAAACCAAGTATCCTCGGCGAAATAATCATAGCAACCACATTTATCCCGATTCTCACCCTCGAGGGGATTGAAGGGAAGATGTTCGCACCGCTTGCCCTTACAGTAGGAGCCGCGATTATATGCTCTCTCTTGATATCAATTTTTATAACTCCTGTGTTGTGTTCAATCTTCTTAAAAGCTCAGCCTGAAAAAGAGAGTTTTGTTATGAAATATGCTCAGAGGTACTATCTGAGGATATTTGAGATTGCCCAAAGGAAGAAAGCAATTATTCTGGGTGTTGCTTTTTTGTTTTTGGCGGCTGCACTCTTTACTTTCACCAGGTTGGGAACAGAGTTTATTCCCATTATGGACGAAGGAGCATTTGATGCGGATGTTGCGTTGTTGCCCGGTGTCTCTCTCGATAAAGCAATGGAAATCAACAAACTTGTTTCAAAAAAACTTAAGGAATTTGCAGAACTTGGAACAGTTGTAAGTAAAACGGGGCAGACAAGCACAGCTCTTGATACCCGGGGTGTTGATAAGACGGGACTTGTTGGGATACTGAAGCCGAGAAGTGAGTGGAAGGAAGATATTTCGCGGGAAGAGTTGTTTGGCAGAATGCGTGAATCGCTTGAAACCATCCCCGGGATAGGATTTGGATTCAGTCAACCGATCCAGTGCAGAATTGATGAGTTGGTTGCCGGAACAAAGTCACAATTGATCATCAAACTCTTTGGAGAAGATTTGGATACCCTTAAACTCAAAGCTGGGGAAATAGTCAGTATTCTCTCCTCTGTTGATGGAGCGGAAGATATTATGGCTGAAAAAGTAGGCGGGCAACCATATCTAACCGTCAAAATTGACAGGAGTAAAATTGCTCGGTACGGACTGAATATAAGTGATGTGCAAAATATTATTGAAATTGCGATTGCGGGAAAAACAGCTTCCCGTTTTTTTGAAAAAAATCGAAGTTTTGATATTGTCTTAAGACTTCCTGAGAGATACAGGAATTCGGTCGAATCAATTGGTAATATCATGGTCCCGACCAAAACGGAAAACCGTCTTCCACTTCGACAGTTGGCAACAATAGGGATTATCGAAGGTCCTGTCCAGATCAGCCGTCAGGATGGTATTAGAAGGATCGGGATAGAATTGAATATAAGTGGTAGAGACATGGGTGGATTTGTTGCAGAAGTGAAAGAAAAGCTCAAAGAAGGTGTCAGACTGCCTTCAGGATATTATCTTTCCTGGGGTGGGCAATTTGAAAACCAACAGAGAGCTACCGAAAAACTGGTAATAATTGGGCCTTTGGCGGTTGGTTTAATATTTTTATTACTTTTTGTTACTTTCAGATCAATCAGGCGAGTGCTGTTGGTGATGTCAAATCTTCCATTTGCATTAATAGGAGGAGTGTTTTCATTGTACATTTCAGGGCAGTTTTTATCTGTTCCTGCATCAGTTGGTTTTATCGTATTATTTGGAGTTGCGGTGTTAAATGGTGTTGTACTTGTGTCATATATTGCTGATCTGAAAGAAAATGGGATGGAACTTCATGAGGCAATCAAAACAGGAAGCATGTCACGCTTGAGACCTGTGTTAATGACAGCATTGATAGCAATTACAAGTCTTATTCCAATGCTATTTGCCACGGGTGCCGGATCTGAAATACAGAAACCGCTGGCAACCGTTGTAATCGGAGGGTTAATCTCTTCAACATTGCTGACACTTGTTTTGATTCCGGCTTTTTATCCATGGTTTGAGAAAAAGGATTCTTAG
- a CDS encoding nucleotidyltransferase domain-containing protein, producing the protein MVTKKKLARAIEICKENGVTKILLFGSAAKNLHEARDIDLGVEGISGWEALALAGKIENEIGVDVDIVDITKESDFINHIKQHGKVIYT; encoded by the coding sequence TTGGTTACCAAAAAAAAACTCGCCCGTGCGATAGAAATTTGCAAGGAAAATGGCGTGACAAAAATTTTACTTTTTGGAAGTGCGGCCAAAAACCTGCATGAAGCAAGAGATATTGATCTGGGCGTTGAAGGAATTAGCGGTTGGGAGGCTTTGGCCCTTGCCGGGAAAATTGAAAATGAAATTGGTGTTGATGTTGATATAGTCGATATTACAAAAGAATCCGACTTCATAAATCATATCAAGCAACATGGCAAAGTAATTTATACCTGA
- a CDS encoding SLBB domain-containing protein has protein sequence MKQFLLLLFLLSPLLVAQKDKTPMGVNEGKLSVSIVGNPQLAGSFPAAPGERVDQFLTRVMYNAAVEKATICLRNIKLKRESGEILTIDIQKFRINGDVNQNPYLKNDDVIILPIADFKAIYYEIEGAVNNAGRYHFIDGDNLQDAIYYALGNSSAFQGYDSTTIYRLSYDRTKMEKIRVATTSNIKLQNRDRIVVGDEQPFMDDFKILVIGEVNRPGYVPFGRKQQTLKDALELAGGLTPTASLNNIRLLKSKNLPSSVIRAYYGVDAPREKVDMQEDKNVVDIQKFMAELSSLDFLNLYRLSGLNERDTSYLKLEAQLNFYNNSQLIDLTVKNDTLRSFYENYRVQMGDIIVVSSLPIGINMVGQVPYPGWIPYSPGMDFQYYIRQAGGLNDYANADDIMVIKGNTKQWHKASEFRGSLEPGDYIYVPKEAQRSFWSYLGDTALVLGIIGNIATLAILFINVMK, from the coding sequence ATGAAGCAATTCCTTTTGTTGCTTTTCCTCCTCTCGCCTCTTCTCGTGGCCCAAAAAGACAAAACCCCGATGGGAGTGAACGAAGGGAAGCTGAGTGTCAGCATCGTTGGGAACCCTCAGCTTGCAGGCTCTTTTCCCGCAGCACCCGGTGAGAGAGTTGACCAGTTCCTCACCAGAGTAATGTATAATGCTGCTGTGGAAAAGGCCACCATCTGCCTCAGAAATATAAAATTGAAGAGGGAATCAGGTGAGATTCTTACAATCGACATACAGAAATTCCGGATTAACGGCGATGTCAACCAGAACCCTTACCTTAAAAATGATGATGTGATTATCCTTCCGATTGCGGATTTTAAGGCAATATATTACGAGATCGAGGGAGCCGTAAACAACGCAGGCAGGTACCACTTCATTGATGGCGACAATCTGCAGGATGCCATCTATTACGCACTCGGAAACAGTTCCGCTTTCCAGGGTTACGACTCCACTACCATCTACAGGTTGAGTTACGACAGAACAAAAATGGAAAAAATTCGCGTCGCCACCACTTCAAACATTAAACTGCAAAACCGTGACCGGATTGTGGTTGGTGATGAACAACCATTTATGGATGACTTTAAAATTCTTGTTATTGGTGAAGTAAACAGACCCGGTTATGTCCCTTTTGGAAGAAAACAGCAAACCCTCAAGGATGCTCTCGAACTCGCGGGAGGACTGACTCCAACTGCTTCGCTTAACAATATCCGCCTGTTAAAAAGCAAAAACCTCCCTTCAAGCGTTATCCGTGCATACTATGGTGTCGATGCTCCAAGAGAAAAAGTGGATATGCAGGAGGATAAAAATGTCGTGGATATTCAAAAATTTATGGCTGAGTTGAGTTCGCTCGATTTTCTTAACCTTTACAGACTCTCCGGTCTGAACGAGAGGGATACCTCATACCTCAAACTCGAAGCTCAATTGAATTTTTACAACAACAGCCAGTTGATAGATTTGACGGTTAAAAATGACACCCTGAGAAGTTTCTATGAAAACTATCGTGTCCAGATGGGTGACATCATTGTGGTCTCCAGCCTTCCGATTGGAATAAACATGGTCGGGCAGGTGCCTTATCCGGGTTGGATTCCATACTCTCCCGGAATGGATTTTCAGTATTACATCCGTCAGGCCGGGGGATTAAACGACTATGCAAATGCCGATGACATCATGGTCATCAAAGGGAACACAAAACAGTGGCACAAGGCTTCGGAATTCAGGGGTTCTCTCGAGCCGGGCGACTATATCTATGTCCCGAAAGAGGCTCAGCGTTCGTTCTGGTCTTATCTCGGTGATACGGCTCTCGTACTGGGAATCATTGGCAACATCGCCACCCTCGCAATTCTCTTCATAAATGTGATGAAATGA
- a CDS encoding efflux RND transporter periplasmic adaptor subunit: MDSSLKMYSIITMLLFILVGCSGDEQKVTKEEHHDEKSGAIEIKLTKAVQKDIGLKVETLQLTNAKGFLSIPAKIVTNQNSEALIGSLVQGRIKKVYVNVGDNVKQGQVLFSIESLEIGALKAGLIKAKANLDFAKSTLEREKTLFEKGFSSQQMLDQANAEYNRALADFNAEDKKIHAVGLEDKDVFDVKGDALHSSGLLYIKSPINGTVVERNLVTGQLVESTSNGLRILNTSSVWVDGQVYEKDINRIVKTGKLTFVTLAYDDEEFSGNIINIGQTVDEKTRTITIRGEIPNRGGKLKPEMFGEMTIRIGEEVETLMLDSEALVKEGSEEYVFVQINDTLFEKRIVKTGFHLDEKVEITKGLKAGEKVVTKGSFYLKSELKKEEIEGDAH, translated from the coding sequence TTGGATTCTTCACTAAAAATGTACTCAATTATTACGATGCTTTTATTTATCCTTGTGGGTTGTTCCGGGGATGAACAAAAGGTTACGAAAGAAGAACATCACGATGAAAAAAGTGGTGCGATCGAAATTAAATTAACAAAAGCGGTTCAAAAAGATATTGGACTAAAGGTCGAAACCCTTCAACTGACGAATGCAAAAGGGTTTCTAAGTATACCTGCCAAAATTGTAACAAACCAAAACTCTGAAGCCTTGATCGGATCACTGGTACAGGGAAGAATTAAGAAGGTCTATGTAAATGTTGGAGACAATGTCAAGCAGGGGCAGGTCCTTTTCTCAATCGAAAGTCTGGAAATTGGCGCACTAAAAGCCGGTTTGATAAAAGCCAAGGCAAATCTGGATTTCGCAAAATCGACTCTTGAGAGAGAAAAAACATTATTCGAGAAAGGGTTCAGTTCACAACAAATGCTGGACCAGGCTAACGCTGAATATAACAGGGCACTGGCAGATTTTAATGCTGAAGATAAAAAAATACATGCTGTCGGGCTTGAAGACAAGGATGTTTTTGATGTAAAAGGGGATGCCCTGCACTCTTCGGGACTCCTCTACATAAAATCGCCGATCAACGGGACTGTAGTTGAGAGAAACCTGGTTACGGGTCAACTTGTTGAATCAACTTCAAATGGTTTGCGGATTTTAAATACAAGCAGTGTCTGGGTTGACGGGCAGGTTTATGAAAAAGATATAAACAGAATAGTAAAAACAGGGAAACTAACCTTTGTCACCCTTGCTTATGATGATGAGGAATTTTCCGGCAATATTATAAATATCGGTCAGACGGTTGATGAAAAAACCCGCACAATTACTATTCGGGGTGAGATTCCGAACAGAGGAGGCAAACTTAAACCGGAAATGTTTGGCGAGATGACTATCCGTATTGGAGAAGAAGTTGAAACCTTGATGCTGGATTCTGAGGCTCTCGTGAAAGAGGGGTCGGAAGAGTATGTTTTTGTCCAGATTAATGACACTCTTTTCGAGAAACGAATTGTAAAAACCGGATTTCATTTGGATGAAAAGGTTGAGATTACTAAAGGTCTTAAAGCAGGCGAGAAAGTGGTTACTAAGGGTTCATTTTATCTAAAATCAGAGCTTAAGAAGGAAGAAATTGAAGGGGATGCGCACTAA
- the proC gene encoding pyrroline-5-carboxylate reductase — protein sequence MNNKKVAIIGAGNIGSAIALGINESKLIKSEDIIVTRRSLEGLKKFEQIGMTVTTDNKNAVEMADLVVVAVTPKELNGILEEIDSALVEGRHEVISIVSGASVKDMKSHLTKKVPVIRAMPNTAVAIRESMTCLCGDSEDKDALDRAVKLFEPLGAAIVIREDLMVPATALCACGIAFFLRAVRAASQGGIEIGFHAEDALFMAAQTAKGAASLLLQKGTHPEGEVDKVTTPRGCTIAGLNQMEHSGFSSSLIKGIVISAEKAEKLYS from the coding sequence TTGAACAACAAAAAAGTCGCAATAATTGGAGCGGGAAATATTGGTTCCGCAATTGCATTGGGCATAAATGAATCGAAATTGATAAAAAGTGAAGACATCATCGTCACCAGACGGAGCCTCGAAGGTTTGAAAAAGTTTGAACAGATTGGTATGACGGTAACAACCGACAACAAAAACGCTGTTGAGATGGCTGATCTGGTTGTGGTGGCGGTTACACCCAAGGAGCTGAACGGGATTCTTGAAGAGATTGATTCTGCACTTGTAGAGGGAAGGCATGAAGTAATATCGATTGTCTCCGGTGCCTCGGTAAAGGATATGAAGTCACACCTGACCAAAAAGGTGCCCGTTATCCGTGCCATGCCCAACACTGCCGTTGCGATAAGAGAATCGATGACCTGCCTCTGCGGGGATTCCGAGGATAAAGATGCACTTGACAGAGCGGTAAAACTGTTCGAACCTCTGGGTGCAGCAATTGTGATCAGAGAAGACCTTATGGTTCCGGCAACAGCTCTTTGTGCCTGCGGTATTGCATTTTTCCTCAGGGCGGTAAGGGCAGCTTCACAGGGTGGAATCGAAATCGGATTTCACGCCGAGGATGCACTGTTTATGGCAGCCCAGACAGCCAAGGGAGCAGCCTCACTTCTTTTGCAGAAGGGAACCCACCCCGAAGGTGAAGTGGATAAAGTGACCACTCCGCGCGGCTGTACCATCGCCGGACTGAACCAGATGGAACACTCGGGATTCAGTTCCTCACTTATAAAAGGTATTGTCATATCGGCCGAAAAAGCGGAAAAACTCTACTCATAA